One Deinococcus sp. LM3 DNA segment encodes these proteins:
- a CDS encoding type II toxin-antitoxin system VapC family toxin: MNLLLDTHILLWATLQPALLPDAWQTTLLDSRNRLLLSAATAWELSIKHRSGRLPEAAPLLLDFHAVAARLGAEVIDISPAHAVRAGALDWDHRDPFDRLLVAQAIEHGLTLMTVDASITAYAHAPVLPPP, translated from the coding sequence GTGAACCTGCTGCTCGACACCCACATCCTGCTGTGGGCGACCCTCCAGCCGGCGCTGCTGCCGGACGCGTGGCAGACCACGCTGCTCGATTCCCGCAACCGGTTGCTCCTGAGCGCCGCGACCGCCTGGGAACTCTCCATCAAACACCGCAGTGGCCGCCTCCCGGAAGCCGCCCCGCTGCTGCTGGATTTCCACGCGGTCGCCGCACGACTCGGAGCCGAGGTGATCGACATCTCCCCGGCCCACGCGGTGCGCGCCGGAGCGCTCGACTGGGATCACCGCGACCCCTTCGACCGCCTGCTGGTCGCGCAGGCCATCGAGCACGGGCTCACGCTGATGACGGTGGATGCCAGCATCACAGCCTACGCCCACGCCCCGGTCCTGCCGCCCCCCTGA
- a CDS encoding VWA domain-containing protein: MTPSGPLPEVAPLFPLSAVAHQPDLTLALSLLAVSPALGGLLIRGDRGAAKSTSARALAALLPAHAEGLPAHGKGAAPFVNLPLGAGEERVVGTLDLDAALRGEARLKPGLIAQAHGGVLYIDEVNLLPDHLVDVLLDAAAMGVHRVERDGLSVTAPARFALVGSMNPEEGSLRPQFLDRFGLCVDVQAPTAPGERAEIVRRRLAFDADPAAFTRSWAGAEADLHARLGAARGRLAQVTVPDALLIRIADHAAAAGVRSLRADLVLYRAACALAALEGRTAVTAADVDRAAPLVLTHRRAPHAPDLPPPPPPPTEPPQPPADPPGDAPDGEAPPEAGNESPHTSDAPDGGDHLPPAGDPPGEVFAPVSAHVTLPPAGGARGAGRAGRPRVTGSRPDANPAQLALPDSLRAALIRAGLSGEGGPDRPALTRADLRAPILAPQEGRRVLFVADASGSVGASGRMGAVKGALLDALGGQGHADRAALITFRGVGATLLLDWTADAGAAARAVEAAPTGGRTPLTQALRLARVTLDAGRGAQLVLFTDGRANVPTQPGADPWAEALDAARALRGVPALVVDTEAGRVRLGRAAQLARAMGADLAPLHLPEHHPDPSLNLSSLETP; encoded by the coding sequence GTGACCCCCTCCGGACCCCTTCCGGAAGTCGCGCCGCTGTTCCCGCTGTCGGCGGTGGCGCACCAGCCGGACCTGACGCTGGCGCTGAGCCTGCTGGCCGTGTCGCCCGCGCTGGGCGGCCTGCTGATCCGGGGCGACCGGGGCGCGGCGAAAAGCACGTCTGCGCGTGCGCTGGCGGCCCTGCTTCCAGCGCACGCGGAGGGGCTTCCGGCGCACGGGAAGGGCGCGGCCCCGTTCGTGAACCTGCCACTCGGGGCGGGCGAGGAGCGCGTGGTGGGCACACTGGACCTCGACGCGGCCCTGCGGGGCGAGGCGCGCCTGAAACCGGGCCTGATCGCGCAGGCGCACGGGGGCGTGCTGTACATCGACGAGGTGAACCTGCTGCCGGATCATCTGGTGGACGTGCTGCTGGACGCCGCCGCGATGGGCGTTCACCGCGTGGAACGCGACGGCCTGAGCGTGACTGCGCCCGCCCGGTTCGCGCTGGTGGGCAGCATGAACCCCGAGGAGGGCAGCCTGCGCCCGCAGTTCCTGGACCGCTTCGGGCTGTGCGTGGACGTGCAGGCGCCCACCGCGCCGGGCGAGCGGGCCGAGATCGTACGCCGCCGCCTCGCCTTCGACGCCGACCCCGCCGCGTTCACGCGCAGCTGGGCCGGGGCAGAGGCGGACCTGCATGCCCGGCTGGGCGCGGCGCGCGGTCGGCTCGCGCAGGTGACCGTCCCGGACGCGCTGCTGATCCGCATTGCCGATCACGCGGCGGCCGCCGGCGTGCGCAGCCTGCGCGCGGATCTGGTGCTGTACCGCGCCGCCTGCGCCCTGGCCGCGCTGGAGGGCCGCACGGCGGTCACGGCGGCCGACGTAGACCGCGCTGCGCCGCTGGTCCTCACGCACCGCCGGGCGCCGCACGCGCCGGACCTGCCGCCCCCGCCCCCACCGCCCACCGAACCGCCGCAGCCTCCGGCCGACCCACCGGGCGACGCCCCGGACGGTGAGGCCCCCCCGGAAGCCGGGAACGAGTCGCCGCACACGTCGGACGCTCCGGACGGGGGAGACCACCTGCCGCCCGCTGGCGACCCGCCGGGCGAGGTGTTCGCTCCCGTGTCCGCGCACGTCACCCTGCCGCCTGCTGGTGGGGCGCGTGGTGCGGGCCGCGCCGGGCGACCCCGCGTGACCGGCAGTCGCCCGGACGCGAACCCGGCGCAGCTGGCCCTGCCGGACTCGCTGCGCGCCGCCCTGATCCGCGCGGGCCTGAGCGGCGAGGGGGGTCCGGACAGGCCCGCCCTGACCCGCGCGGACCTGCGCGCCCCCATCCTGGCCCCGCAGGAGGGCCGCCGGGTACTGTTCGTCGCGGACGCCAGCGGCAGCGTCGGCGCGTCCGGACGGATGGGCGCCGTCAAGGGCGCGCTGCTGGACGCCCTGGGCGGGCAGGGTCACGCCGACCGCGCGGCCCTGATCACCTTCCGGGGCGTGGGCGCCACGCTGCTGCTCGACTGGACCGCCGACGCCGGGGCGGCCGCGCGGGCCGTGGAGGCCGCGCCCACCGGGGGCCGCACGCCGCTCACGCAGGCGCTGCGGCTGGCCCGCGTGACCCTGGACGCGGGGCGCGGCGCGCAGCTGGTGCTGTTCACGGACGGCCGCGCGAACGTGCCCACGCAGCCCGGCGCGGACCCCTGGGCCGAGGCACTTGATGCTGCCCGCGCCCTGCGGGGCGTGCCCGCGCTGGTCGTGGATACCGAGGCGGGCCGCGTGCGACTGGGCCGCGCCGCGCAACTGGCCCGCGCGATGGGCGCCGACCTCGCGCCCCTGCACCTGCCTGAACATCACCCTGACCCTTCCCTGAATCTCTCGTCCCTGGAGACCCCATGA
- a CDS encoding cobyrinate a,c-diamide synthase has translation MPRLVIAAAHSGSGKTTVASLLCLALSARGLRVQPFKLGPDYLDPTHLTRAAGRDARNLDSFLLPRERLRALFARAAAPADVSVLEGVMGLYDGRDPLSDEHSTADLAGLLGAPVVLVIDAGGMARTAAAVAAGLRDFGPLTVPPVRVAGVILNRVGGERHAQLCEAALAQVGLPVLGFVPRDERLHLPARHLGLLSAEQASWDAADALHAARFLRLDALLAAAQAPALPLPPPTPVPAGERVRIGVAHDEAFHFSYPDALDELRAQGADLVPFSPLRDAGLPPGLGGLLLPGGYPEAHAAELEANAAMRAAVRYFAASGRPVIGECGGLMYLGHSLETPERTFEMCGVTPDRTRMAPRLTLGYRDAHALQDTPLAPAGAALRGHEFHHSVLTHAPTHPAYRWQAPDGTTVHEGYARGNVLASYLHLHLGADPALARRLVDQCRPSGSP, from the coding sequence ATGCCCCGGCTGGTGATCGCCGCCGCGCACTCCGGCAGCGGCAAGACGACCGTCGCCTCGCTGCTGTGCCTCGCCCTGAGTGCCCGTGGGCTGCGCGTGCAGCCGTTCAAGCTGGGGCCGGATTACCTGGACCCCACCCACCTGACCCGAGCGGCCGGGCGGGATGCGCGGAACCTCGACTCGTTCCTGCTGCCGCGTGAGCGACTGCGCGCCCTGTTCGCCCGCGCCGCCGCGCCCGCCGACGTGAGCGTCCTGGAGGGCGTGATGGGCCTGTACGACGGCCGCGACCCCCTGAGCGACGAGCATTCCACCGCCGATCTGGCGGGCCTGCTGGGCGCCCCGGTGGTGCTGGTGATCGACGCGGGCGGCATGGCCCGCACCGCCGCCGCCGTGGCCGCCGGCCTGCGGGACTTCGGGCCGCTGACGGTCCCGCCCGTGCGGGTGGCGGGCGTGATCCTGAACCGCGTGGGCGGCGAACGTCACGCGCAGCTGTGCGAGGCGGCGCTGGCGCAGGTGGGCCTGCCGGTCCTGGGCTTCGTGCCGCGCGACGAGCGGCTGCACCTCCCGGCGCGGCACCTGGGCCTGCTGAGCGCCGAGCAGGCCTCCTGGGACGCGGCAGACGCCCTGCACGCCGCGCGCTTCCTGCGCCTGGACGCGCTGCTGGCCGCCGCGCAGGCCCCCGCGCTGCCCCTCCCGCCCCCCACGCCCGTCCCGGCGGGCGAGCGGGTGCGGATCGGCGTGGCGCACGACGAGGCCTTTCACTTCTCGTACCCGGACGCACTGGACGAACTGCGGGCGCAGGGCGCGGACCTCGTGCCGTTCAGTCCCCTGCGGGACGCCGGACTGCCGCCGGGCCTGGGCGGACTGCTGCTGCCCGGCGGGTACCCCGAGGCGCACGCCGCCGAACTGGAAGCGAACGCCGCCATGCGCGCCGCTGTCCGGTATTTTGCGGCGTCCGGGCGGCCCGTGATCGGCGAGTGCGGCGGCCTGATGTACCTGGGTCACTCGCTGGAAACACCGGAACGCACCTTCGAGATGTGCGGCGTCACGCCGGACCGCACCCGCATGGCCCCCCGCCTGACCCTGGGCTACCGCGACGCCCACGCCCTGCAAGACACGCCCCTGGCCCCGGCGGGCGCGGCGCTGCGCGGTCACGAGTTCCACCACTCGGTCCTGACGCACGCGCCCACCCACCCGGCCTACCGCTGGCAGGCCCCGGACGGCACGACCGTCCACGAGGGCTACGCGCGCGGGAACGTGCTCGCCAGTTACCTGCACCTGCACCTGGGAGCGGACCCGGCCCTGGCCCGCCGCCTCGTGGACCAGTGCCGCCCGTCTGGAAGTCCATGA
- a CDS encoding histidinol-phosphate transaminase — protein MTTDPMPTDPPTGLPPLLPRAAHGGPDAQAFTGLDFSVNTNPYGPNPRLIQAVRDADHAHYPDPSYTRVRERLAAWHATEADGVALATGASDLLHRLTRAYLGSGDTLLSLHAPFGELARAAALQCASVQVVPALPATLPARTRLVYAGYPHNPTGHAPTLGELLAAADTCAADGALLIVDEAYAPFTALPVPPRHPALVRVLSPGKAHGMVGARPAYALAAPPVVAALDNLAPAWHVTAATAAVLAALPHGARFLAETLPRVAAHASELAADLGRLGRTEHAGTPFMTLRVGDAAAVTADLREGGIRVRDCTSYGLPDCIRVSTRLPGENAALLRALSTRLGRGGRHG, from the coding sequence ATGACCACCGACCCCATGCCCACCGACCCCCCGACCGGCCTGCCGCCCCTGCTGCCGCGCGCCGCGCACGGCGGACCGGACGCGCAGGCGTTCACGGGCCTGGATTTCAGCGTGAACACCAACCCGTACGGCCCGAACCCCCGCCTGATCCAGGCGGTGCGCGACGCCGATCACGCCCACTACCCGGACCCCAGCTACACCCGCGTGCGCGAGCGGCTGGCCGCGTGGCACGCCACCGAAGCAGACGGCGTGGCCCTCGCGACCGGTGCCTCGGACCTGCTGCACCGCCTGACCCGCGCCTACCTGGGGAGCGGCGACACCCTGCTGAGCCTGCACGCGCCGTTCGGGGAGCTGGCCCGCGCCGCCGCGCTGCAATGCGCGTCCGTGCAGGTCGTCCCGGCGCTGCCCGCCACGCTCCCTGCCCGCACCCGGCTGGTGTACGCCGGGTACCCGCACAACCCCACCGGGCACGCCCCTACGCTGGGCGAGCTGCTGGCCGCCGCCGACACTTGCGCCGCCGACGGGGCGCTGCTGATCGTGGACGAGGCGTACGCGCCCTTCACGGCCCTGCCCGTCCCACCGCGGCACCCGGCGCTGGTGCGCGTCCTCTCGCCCGGCAAGGCGCACGGCATGGTCGGCGCGCGCCCCGCCTACGCCCTGGCCGCGCCGCCGGTCGTCGCGGCGCTCGACAACCTCGCCCCGGCGTGGCACGTCACGGCCGCCACCGCCGCCGTCCTGGCGGCCCTGCCGCACGGCGCGCGCTTCCTGGCCGAGACGCTGCCACGCGTCGCCGCTCACGCCTCCGAACTGGCCGCCGACCTGGGCCGCCTGGGCCGCACCGAGCACGCGGGCACGCCCTTCATGACCCTGCGCGTCGGGGACGCCGCCGCCGTCACTGCCGACCTGCGCGAGGGCGGCATTCGCGTCCGCGACTGCACCAGTTACGGCCTGCCGGACTGCATCCGCGTCAGCACGCGCCTGCCCGGCGAGAACGCCGCCCTGCTGCGCGCCCTGAGCACCCGCCTGGGCCGCGGGGGCCGACATGGGTAA
- a CDS encoding cobyric acid synthase: protein MGKAIMMQGCTSSAGKSYLTAALCRALANEGLRVAPFKAQNMSNNAGVTPDGLEMGRAQLVQARAARVTPDVRMNPVLLKPEADTRSQVVLLGQVSREITELPWRERKAHLWPHVQVALHSLLAEFDVVVIEGAGSPAEVNLRGSDIVNMRVALEAQAGVLLAADIDRGGAFAHLLGTWHCLTPEERGLLRGFILNRFRGDARLLSPAPEWLQEQTGVPTVGVIPMLDVTLPEEDGVWLDSRAAATPDGAGGFVAIARLPRVSNLDEFAPLGPLARWVSRPDELLGARAVIIPGSKSTAADLNWLRQTGLAAGITRLAGAGVPVLGVCGGLQMLGQSIRDPHGIEGRVPGAGVPGLGLLDLHTEFMPDKTTVQTTFTDPETGFTLTGYEIHHGQTRAGGGVQILAPGLLWRQGNVRGTYLHGLLENPAYLERFLGWAGLPLPPGLDSLDARLDTIAAQVRAGLDWSVIEGML from the coding sequence ATGGGTAAGGCGATCATGATGCAGGGCTGCACGAGCAGCGCGGGCAAGAGTTACCTGACGGCCGCGCTGTGCCGCGCGCTGGCGAACGAGGGCCTGCGGGTCGCGCCGTTCAAGGCGCAGAACATGAGCAACAACGCCGGGGTCACGCCGGACGGACTGGAGATGGGCCGCGCGCAACTCGTGCAGGCGCGCGCGGCGCGGGTCACGCCAGACGTGCGCATGAACCCGGTGCTGCTGAAGCCCGAGGCGGATACCCGCTCGCAGGTGGTGCTGCTGGGGCAGGTCAGCCGCGAGATCACGGAGTTGCCGTGGCGGGAGCGCAAGGCGCACCTGTGGCCGCACGTGCAGGTGGCCCTGCACAGCCTGCTGGCCGAGTTCGACGTGGTGGTCATCGAGGGGGCGGGCAGTCCGGCCGAGGTGAACCTGCGCGGCAGTGACATCGTGAACATGCGCGTGGCGCTGGAGGCGCAGGCGGGCGTACTGCTGGCCGCCGACATCGACCGGGGCGGGGCGTTCGCGCACCTGCTGGGCACCTGGCACTGCCTGACGCCCGAGGAACGCGGGTTGCTGCGCGGCTTCATCCTGAACCGTTTCCGGGGGGACGCGCGGCTGCTGTCGCCCGCCCCGGAGTGGTTGCAGGAGCAGACGGGCGTGCCGACGGTGGGCGTGATTCCCATGCTGGACGTGACGCTGCCCGAGGAGGACGGCGTGTGGCTGGACTCGCGTGCGGCTGCCACGCCGGACGGGGCCGGGGGCTTCGTGGCGATTGCGCGTCTGCCGCGCGTGAGTAACCTCGACGAGTTCGCGCCGCTGGGGCCGCTAGCCCGCTGGGTGTCCCGCCCGGACGAACTACTGGGCGCGCGGGCCGTGATCATTCCGGGCAGCAAGAGCACGGCCGCCGACCTGAACTGGCTGCGGCAGACCGGACTGGCGGCCGGAATCACGCGGCTGGCCGGGGCGGGCGTGCCGGTGCTGGGCGTGTGTGGCGGCCTTCAGATGCTCGGGCAGTCCATCCGCGACCCGCACGGCATCGAGGGCCGCGTGCCGGGCGCCGGGGTCCCCGGTCTGGGCCTGCTGGACCTGCACACCGAGTTCATGCCGGACAAGACGACCGTGCAGACCACCTTCACGGACCCCGAGACGGGATTCACGCTGACCGGGTACGAGATTCACCATGGGCAGACCCGCGCCGGGGGCGGCGTGCAGATACTCGCGCCGGGCCTGCTGTGGCGGCAGGGGAACGTGCGCGGCACGTACCTGCACGGCCTGCTGGAGAACCCCGCGTACCTGGAGCGCTTCCTGGGCTGGGCGGGCCTGCCGCTCCCGCCGGGTCTGGACTCGCTGGACGCCCGCCTGGATACAATCGCGGCGCAGGTGCGCGCCGGGCTGGACTGGTCGGTCATCGAGGGGATGCTGTGA
- the cobU gene encoding bifunctional adenosylcobinamide kinase/adenosylcobinamide-phosphate guanylyltransferase produces MTPSEAGRIVFVTGGARSGKSTFAERRAAQSGPGVTYLATAQAFDDEMTDRIARHRADRPAGWVTHEEPLAVPAALRAVTTPAALLDCLSLWVSNLMLAGHTDEAVLDAADDLLRAARERGGVTVLVTNEVGFGIVPDNALARRYRDLLGWVNQRAAAASDEAHLIVSGLPLRLK; encoded by the coding sequence GTGACGCCGTCAGAGGCGGGCCGGATCGTGTTCGTGACCGGCGGGGCGCGCAGTGGCAAGAGCACGTTCGCGGAACGCCGCGCCGCGCAGAGCGGACCGGGTGTCACGTACCTCGCCACGGCGCAGGCCTTCGATGACGAGATGACGGACCGCATCGCCCGTCACCGCGCCGACCGGCCCGCCGGGTGGGTCACGCACGAGGAACCGCTGGCCGTCCCCGCCGCGCTGCGGGCCGTGACCACGCCCGCCGCGTTGCTGGACTGCCTGAGCCTGTGGGTCAGTAACCTGATGCTGGCCGGACACACTGACGAGGCCGTGCTGGACGCCGCCGACGACCTGCTGCGCGCCGCCCGCGAACGCGGCGGCGTGACGGTCCTCGTGACGAACGAGGTGGGCTTCGGCATCGTGCCCGACAACGCTCTGGCCCGCCGTTACCGCGACCTGCTGGGCTGGGTGAACCAGCGGGCCGCCGCTGCCAGCGACGAGGCGCACCTGATCGTCAGTGGGCTGCCTCTGCGGCTGAAGTAG
- a CDS encoding hemolysin family protein produces MTYLTPILVILLLVILNGLFVAAEFSLVAARRSRLETLADQGSASARTLTRLIDQPTGKDGYIAIAQLGITLASIGLGMYGEPQVAGWLYGPFENWGLSYAAAHTAGFVIALSFITFMHVVFGEMIPKALALQTPEAVSVRVHPLMRVFGLIFRPFVWVLGGLALGLMRLLRVREPGQGALLYTSRELSIITDESAESGQIGEVQRDLIRNIFALEERTAEELMTSRARMDVLNVNATPDDVAARITQSTRSRYPVYEDNLDSIIGVLHVKDFIRARVSGRSLHLGRLVRPLPSVAATATAEDLLSLFKRERAHSALVVDEFGGTLGFVTMDDLIEDVMDEEDASAGDWIKVNEDGSYTVDGEATLQELRDDHGLQLHHDEVLTVAGLILTQTGTPPAAGDTVNVQGHDLTAEAVQGLKITRVRIRPLG; encoded by the coding sequence ATGACCTACCTGACCCCCATCCTGGTGATCCTGCTGCTGGTCATCCTGAACGGCCTGTTCGTGGCCGCCGAGTTCTCGCTGGTCGCCGCGCGCCGCTCCCGCCTGGAAACCCTGGCCGACCAGGGCAGCGCCAGCGCCCGCACCCTGACCCGCCTGATCGACCAGCCCACCGGCAAGGACGGCTACATCGCCATCGCGCAGCTGGGCATCACGCTCGCCAGCATCGGGCTGGGCATGTACGGCGAGCCGCAGGTGGCCGGGTGGCTGTACGGCCCCTTTGAGAACTGGGGCCTGTCGTACGCGGCGGCCCACACGGCCGGGTTCGTGATCGCCCTGAGTTTCATCACGTTCATGCACGTCGTGTTCGGCGAGATGATCCCCAAGGCGCTGGCCCTCCAGACGCCCGAGGCGGTCAGCGTGCGCGTGCATCCGCTGATGCGGGTGTTCGGGCTGATCTTCCGGCCGTTCGTGTGGGTGCTGGGCGGCCTCGCCCTGGGCCTGATGCGCCTGCTGCGTGTCCGCGAACCCGGCCAGGGCGCCCTGCTGTACACCAGCCGTGAACTGAGCATCATCACCGACGAGAGCGCCGAGAGCGGCCAGATCGGCGAGGTGCAGCGTGACCTGATCCGCAACATCTTCGCGCTGGAGGAACGCACCGCCGAGGAACTCATGACCTCCCGCGCCCGCATGGACGTCCTGAACGTGAACGCCACGCCGGACGACGTGGCCGCCCGCATCACGCAGTCCACCCGCAGCCGCTACCCCGTCTACGAGGACAACCTCGACAGCATCATCGGCGTGCTGCACGTCAAGGACTTCATCCGCGCGCGCGTGTCCGGCCGCAGCCTGCACCTGGGCCGCCTGGTGCGCCCGCTGCCCAGCGTGGCCGCCACCGCCACCGCCGAGGACCTGCTGAGCCTGTTCAAACGCGAGCGGGCGCACTCCGCGCTCGTCGTGGACGAGTTCGGCGGCACGCTGGGCTTCGTGACCATGGACGACCTGATCGAGGACGTCATGGACGAGGAGGACGCCTCCGCCGGCGACTGGATCAAGGTGAACGAGGACGGATCGTACACCGTGGACGGCGAGGCCACGCTGCAGGAACTGCGCGACGACCACGGCCTGCAACTGCACCACGATGAAGTCCTGACCGTCGCCGGCCTGATCCTCACTCAGACCGGCACGCCCCCCGCCGCCGGCGACACCGTGAACGTGCAGGGCCACGACCTGACCGCCGAGGCCGTGCAGGGCCTCAAGATCACCCGTGTCCGCATCCGCCCGCTGGGCTGA
- a CDS encoding hemolysin family protein, with protein sequence MSALIPALVILLMVALNALYVAAEFATVGSRRSRVQEAAEGGNRTAVALLNILQDPKKIDTYVAACQIGITLSSLVAGAYGQSQLTPLFTPLLGAVGGEVAATITVLLLVTSLQVVLGELLPKTVALRYPERLALATLRPMQLSLLLFRPLIALFNGTAFTILRAAKMNTEHSHAHVHSPEELQDLYRESADGGLIDANEREMLAGVLNVEDRVVREIMTPRTRVLTVPASLSAREALERLAPSAYSRFPVTAATSEMGGEDIVGVVHLRSLYLSAERAPHATVQSVMRDPLVVAEVMPVPDLWRRLRDSGRHSAVVVNEYGSVSGFVTLEDALEEIFGELQDEFDQEEEPISVQGDRVTVRGDVLIDVLNGRFDLDLPTYEVDTVSGLIWQELGRLPQPGDEVSVLPGDLIFRVDAMERRAVKRASFTLTGESA encoded by the coding sequence TTGAGCGCCCTGATCCCCGCGCTGGTGATCCTGCTGATGGTCGCTCTGAACGCCCTGTACGTGGCCGCCGAGTTCGCCACGGTCGGTTCCCGGCGTTCGCGCGTGCAGGAAGCGGCCGAGGGCGGCAACCGTACCGCCGTGGCCCTGCTGAACATCCTTCAGGACCCCAAAAAGATCGACACGTACGTCGCGGCCTGCCAGATCGGCATCACGCTCAGCAGCCTCGTGGCGGGCGCGTACGGTCAGTCGCAGCTCACGCCGCTGTTCACGCCGCTCCTGGGGGCCGTGGGGGGCGAGGTCGCCGCGACCATCACGGTCCTGCTTCTCGTGACCTCGTTGCAGGTCGTGCTGGGTGAACTGCTGCCCAAGACCGTGGCGTTGCGCTACCCGGAGCGGCTGGCACTCGCCACGCTGCGGCCCATGCAGCTGAGCCTGCTGCTGTTCCGCCCGCTGATCGCGCTGTTCAACGGCACGGCCTTCACCATCCTGCGCGCCGCGAAGATGAACACCGAACACAGCCACGCGCACGTCCACTCGCCCGAGGAACTGCAGGACCTTTACCGCGAGAGTGCCGACGGCGGCCTGATCGACGCCAACGAACGCGAGATGCTGGCCGGCGTGCTGAACGTCGAAGACCGCGTGGTCCGTGAGATCATGACCCCCCGCACGCGGGTTCTGACCGTACCCGCCAGCCTCAGCGCCCGGGAGGCCCTGGAACGCCTCGCGCCCAGCGCCTACTCGCGCTTTCCCGTCACGGCCGCCACCAGCGAGATGGGCGGCGAGGACATCGTGGGCGTCGTGCACCTGCGCAGCCTGTACCTGAGCGCCGAACGCGCCCCGCACGCCACCGTGCAGAGCGTCATGCGCGACCCGCTGGTCGTGGCGGAAGTCATGCCCGTCCCGGACCTCTGGCGGCGCCTGCGGGATTCCGGGCGGCACAGCGCCGTCGTGGTCAACGAGTACGGCAGCGTATCCGGCTTCGTGACCCTCGAGGACGCCCTGGAGGAGATCTTCGGTGAACTGCAGGACGAGTTCGACCAGGAGGAAGAACCCATCAGCGTGCAGGGCGACCGCGTCACGGTGCGCGGCGACGTCCTGATCGACGTGCTGAACGGCCGCTTCGACCTGGACCTGCCCACCTACGAGGTCGATACCGTCAGCGGCCTGATCTGGCAGGAACTGGGCCGCCTGCCGCAACCCGGTGATGAGGTCAGCGTCCTGCCCGGCGACCTGATCTTCCGGGTGGACGCCATGGAACGCCGCGCCGTGAAACGCGCCAGCTTCACCCTGACCGGAGAGAGCGCATGA
- a CDS encoding putative quinol monooxygenase: MSVIAVHAIIVPKPEFVDVVEKEMMTMVQASRQEEGNLRYDLLKEVKDGVTRYHVQERYRDQAAVQAHRDSAHYQAYRARAGDWFAQAPEVTVLTEVDVAG, translated from the coding sequence ATGAGCGTCATCGCCGTTCACGCCATCATCGTGCCGAAACCCGAATTCGTGGACGTCGTCGAGAAGGAAATGATGACCATGGTTCAGGCCAGCCGCCAGGAGGAAGGCAACCTGCGCTACGACCTGCTGAAGGAAGTCAAGGACGGCGTGACCCGCTACCACGTGCAGGAACGCTACCGCGATCAGGCCGCCGTGCAGGCGCACCGTGACAGCGCCCACTACCAGGCGTACCGCGCCAGGGCTGGCGACTGGTTCGCGCAGGCGCCCGAGGTGACGGTCCTGACCGAAGTCGACGTGGCTGGCTGA
- a CDS encoding type 1 glutamine amidotransferase domain-containing protein has protein sequence MTKQILVVMSSESQLPMQEGKTHATGFYLNEFGVPAHKLVQEGYSLTIATPRGNRPALDASSDTKDLFKNEEEYEQIKAFVNETLSGPIAKLADVTANLDQFDAVFLPGGHAPMIDLMSDADLGTVLRHFHEKAQPTALICHAPVALLAAQQDAAAYQQTLQGGQTPTASSFIYSGYKATVFSTPEEKDAEQGFEAPMQYYPEDALSAAGMTLHNGAKWTSNVVRDRELITGQNPMSDDEFVTILLGALKEKASA, from the coding sequence ATGACCAAGCAGATTCTCGTCGTGATGTCCAGCGAAAGCCAGCTGCCCATGCAGGAAGGCAAGACCCACGCCACCGGCTTCTACCTCAACGAGTTCGGCGTGCCCGCCCATAAACTCGTGCAGGAAGGCTACTCCCTGACCATCGCCACGCCCAGAGGGAACCGCCCCGCCCTGGACGCCAGCAGCGACACCAAGGACCTGTTTAAGAACGAGGAAGAGTACGAGCAGATCAAGGCCTTCGTGAACGAGACCCTCAGCGGCCCCATCGCGAAACTCGCGGACGTGACCGCCAACCTCGACCAGTTTGACGCCGTGTTCCTGCCCGGCGGGCACGCCCCCATGATCGACCTGATGAGCGACGCCGACCTCGGCACCGTGCTGCGCCACTTCCATGAGAAGGCCCAGCCCACCGCGCTGATCTGCCACGCACCTGTCGCCCTCCTGGCCGCGCAGCAGGACGCCGCCGCGTACCAGCAGACGCTGCAGGGCGGCCAGACCCCCACCGCCAGCAGCTTCATCTACAGCGGCTACAAGGCCACCGTGTTCAGCACGCCCGAGGAGAAGGACGCCGAGCAGGGCTTCGAGGCGCCCATGCAGTACTACCCGGAAGACGCCCTGAGCGCCGCCGGCATGACCCTGCACAACGGCGCCAAGTGGACCAGCAACGTCGTCCGTGACCGCGAACTGATCACCGGCCAGAACCCCATGAGCGACGACGAGTTCGTGACCATCCTGCTGGGTGCCCTGAAAGAGAAGGCCAGCGCATGA
- a CDS encoding GNAT family N-acetyltransferase, whose translation MTHDHAPTVHRNDDTHRYELTDKAGTLLGFAEFRPAGDHAVMLPHTEINEGHEGEGLGSLLARAALDDIRAQGKHAVPMCPFIAAYIREHREYVNLVQPEQRGVFKL comes from the coding sequence ATGACCCACGACCACGCCCCCACCGTCCACCGCAACGACGACACCCACCGCTACGAACTGACCGACAAGGCCGGCACCCTGCTCGGCTTCGCGGAATTCCGCCCCGCCGGCGACCACGCCGTCATGCTCCCCCACACCGAAATCAACGAGGGCCACGAGGGCGAGGGCCTGGGCAGCCTGCTGGCCCGCGCTGCCCTCGACGACATCCGAGCCCAGGGCAAACACGCCGTCCCCATGTGCCCCTTCATCGCTGCGTACATCCGCGAACACCGCGAGTACGTGAACCTCGTGCAGCCCGAACAGCGCGGCGTGTTCAAACTCTGA